The following coding sequences are from one Chloroflexota bacterium window:
- the nifS gene encoding cysteine desulfurase NifS has protein sequence MQRPAKLVYMDHAATTAVDPRVVEAMLPYFTDKYGNASSVHAAGREARVAMENARRTVADILGADPEEIIFTSCGTESDNLAIRGVAFANRNRGNHIITSSIEHHAVGHTCEQLEKEFGFEVTYLPVDQYGRVDPDNVGRAITDKTILITIMYANNEVGTIQPIAEIGKIAQARGIPFHTDAVQAGGTLDLNVDKLNVDLLSLSAHKFYGPKGVGVLYQRRLTPLLPMQTGGGHERGRRAGTENIPYIVGLATALKLAHEHREQNNRRIADLRDHLIKGVLNRIPDAYLTGHPTDRLSNNASFVFRGIEGESILLHLDMMGVAASSGSACTSGSTEPSHVLMALGLPVELCHGSLRLTLGNENTDEDIDYVLSILPEIVNNLRALSPFYEAVPAKGRQ, from the coding sequence ATGCAACGACCAGCGAAGCTCGTGTATATGGATCATGCCGCAACGACAGCAGTGGACCCCCGTGTGGTAGAGGCAATGTTGCCCTATTTCACCGATAAATATGGCAATGCATCCAGCGTCCATGCGGCAGGACGCGAAGCGCGTGTGGCTATGGAAAACGCACGCCGCACAGTAGCCGATATCCTAGGTGCTGATCCCGAGGAGATTATTTTCACCAGTTGCGGCACGGAGAGTGACAACCTGGCTATTCGCGGTGTGGCTTTTGCCAACCGTAATAGAGGTAACCACATTATCACCTCATCTATCGAGCACCATGCCGTTGGGCATACCTGTGAGCAATTGGAAAAAGAATTCGGCTTTGAGGTTACCTATCTGCCTGTTGATCAGTATGGCCGCGTTGATCCGGATAACGTTGGTCGCGCCATCACGGACAAGACAATCTTAATCACCATCATGTACGCGAACAACGAAGTTGGCACTATCCAGCCCATAGCAGAAATCGGCAAGATTGCCCAGGCCAGAGGCATTCCCTTTCACACTGATGCGGTCCAGGCTGGTGGAACGCTGGATTTGAATGTAGACAAGTTGAATGTTGACCTCCTCTCCCTATCGGCGCACAAATTCTATGGCCCAAAGGGAGTTGGCGTGCTCTATCAACGTCGGCTTACGCCTTTGCTGCCCATGCAAACCGGGGGAGGACACGAACGAGGGCGCCGAGCTGGGACAGAGAACATTCCTTATATTGTGGGCTTGGCCACCGCATTGAAACTAGCCCACGAACATCGCGAGCAAAATAACCGGCGCATTGCTGACTTGCGGGATCACTTAATCAAGGGCGTGCTCAACAGGATACCCGATGCCTATCTTACTGGTCATCCTACGGATCGTCTCTCCAACAATGCGAGTTTTGTCTTTCGTGGCATTGAAGGCGAATCTATCTTGCTTCACCTGGACATGATGGGCGTTGCCGCCAGCAGTGGGTCAGCCTGTACCTCGGGTTCGACGGAACCATCGCACGTACTGATGGCATTGGGGTTGCCAGTGGAGCTTTGTCACGGCAGTCTGCGCTTGACATTGGGCAATGAGAACACTGACGAAGATATTGACTACGTATTGTCAATCTTGCCTGAGATCGTGAATAACCTGCGTGCCCTGTCCCCTTTTTATGAAGCAGTGCCAGCAAAGGGACGCCAATGA
- the mnmA gene encoding tRNA 2-thiouridine(34) synthase MnmA, with protein sequence MKNTKPLRIAVALSGGVDSSTAAALLVRQGHQVIGVMMRLWATKHWGEMPENRCCSPSAVADAQRVCSLLGIPFYLLDLEEEFKAEVVDYFCDNYALGRTPNPCLACNRQIKFKALLHRIIGLLSAEYLATGHYARIRLYDGQYQLLKGVDKEKDQSYVLYMLGQAELARVLFPLGDYTKKQVRAMAAQYKLPTADRAESQDACFVSDGDYRTFVAEQRPQTMRPGPILDLQGRVLGEHRGIAFYTIGQRQGLGIAAAHPLYVVEIDSVRNALIVGPKRALFRRELLAEQVHFVAEKPPPEPIPITAKIRYKAEEASALLIPMPAQQARVVFDQPQPAITPGQGVVFYQDEIVLGGGMIASAGPLEV encoded by the coding sequence ATGAAGAATACCAAGCCACTGCGCATCGCCGTAGCGCTCAGCGGGGGGGTGGATAGCTCAACCGCAGCCGCTCTCCTGGTACGGCAAGGCCATCAAGTCATCGGCGTGATGATGCGCCTGTGGGCCACGAAGCACTGGGGTGAAATGCCAGAGAACCGCTGCTGCTCCCCTTCTGCTGTAGCAGATGCACAACGAGTCTGTTCCCTGCTGGGCATCCCCTTCTATCTGCTAGACCTGGAAGAGGAATTCAAGGCAGAAGTCGTTGACTACTTCTGCGATAATTATGCCCTAGGCCGCACCCCCAACCCTTGCCTGGCCTGTAACCGTCAAATCAAATTCAAAGCATTGCTCCATCGGATTATTGGGCTGTTAAGCGCCGAGTACCTGGCAACAGGCCATTACGCACGCATTCGTTTGTACGATGGCCAGTATCAATTGCTCAAGGGAGTAGATAAAGAGAAAGACCAATCCTATGTGCTGTATATGCTGGGGCAGGCTGAGCTAGCGCGTGTATTGTTTCCACTGGGCGATTACACCAAGAAACAGGTACGTGCCATGGCGGCTCAGTACAAACTTCCTACGGCGGACAGGGCGGAAAGCCAAGACGCATGTTTTGTATCCGATGGGGATTATCGCACTTTTGTTGCTGAGCAACGTCCTCAAACGATGCGCCCCGGGCCCATTCTGGATCTACAAGGGCGTGTGCTTGGCGAACACCGCGGCATTGCATTCTACACGATAGGTCAGCGGCAAGGGCTAGGCATCGCTGCTGCTCATCCGCTCTACGTTGTGGAGATTGACAGCGTTCGCAACGCATTGATCGTGGGACCAAAACGAGCACTGTTCCGCCGGGAACTCCTAGCTGAGCAGGTCCATTTCGTCGCCGAGAAGCCACCGCCCGAACCTATCCCGATTACCGCAAAAATTCGATACAAAGCTGAGGAGGCCTCTGCATTGTTGATTCCAATGCCTGCGCAGCAGGCTAGAGTAGTCTTTGACCAACCCCAACCCGCTATCACTCCCGGTCAGGGAGTTGTTTTCTATCAAGATGAAATCGTGCTCGGTGGTGGAATGATTGCTTCCGCTGGGCCACTGGAGGTGTAG
- a CDS encoding YtxH domain-containing protein: MSSESRGVDFLAGVIIGSLLGAAVGAAVALLLAPQPGEETRAQLRQKGIELKERMVELSEEARKKTEEAIEEGKKAAAREKEELEKRLEKMKKESGQAEA, encoded by the coding sequence ATGAGTAGTGAGAGCAGAGGAGTAGATTTCTTGGCTGGCGTGATTATTGGCAGTCTGCTTGGGGCTGCCGTAGGGGCTGCGGTCGCTCTCTTGCTGGCTCCTCAGCCAGGTGAGGAAACTCGGGCCCAGCTCCGTCAGAAGGGCATCGAGTTGAAGGAGCGCATGGTTGAGCTTTCCGAGGAAGCCCGCAAGAAGACGGAAGAGGCCATCGAAGAGGGCAAGAAAGCCGCAGCCAGGGAGAAGGAAGAACTGGAAAAACGGCTGGAGAAGATGAAAAAGGAAAGCGGACAAGCAGAAGCCTGA
- a CDS encoding MaoC family dehydratase N-terminal domain-containing protein gives MSPKEYRAQGLYFEEFEVGDSMVSPGRTVTEADIVAFCGLSGDFNQLHSDIEYAKKSLFGKPVAHGLLGLAVASGLAGRLGFLEGTAQAFMGLEWKFKRPIFAGDTIHVCATVAQKKEVKQLKGGIVILDVAVLNQSEEVVQEGRWTVLMKSRV, from the coding sequence ATGAGTCCAAAAGAATATCGCGCACAAGGCCTCTATTTTGAGGAATTTGAAGTCGGTGATAGCATGGTATCCCCTGGCCGCACGGTCACCGAGGCCGATATCGTGGCTTTTTGCGGCTTATCGGGTGATTTCAATCAACTGCACAGCGATATCGAGTACGCTAAGAAGAGCCTATTCGGCAAGCCCGTTGCCCATGGACTATTAGGTCTGGCTGTCGCTTCTGGCTTGGCAGGACGTCTGGGTTTCCTGGAAGGTACTGCACAGGCTTTTATGGGGCTAGAGTGGAAGTTCAAACGTCCAATCTTTGCTGGGGATACAATCCACGTGTGCGCTACAGTGGCACAGAAAAAAGAGGTTAAGCAACTCAAGGGTGGAATAGTTATCCTCGATGTAGCCGTATTGAATCAAAGCGAAGAGGTAGTACAAGAAGGACGCTGGACAGTCTTGATGAAAAGCAGGGTATAG
- a CDS encoding ATP-binding protein, with translation MTAPFNFSEAVAKVETLLLPSDMETTAYPVLILMSGLPGSGKSYLSERLAQELPAIVIESDRVRKALFPKPTYTAQESALVHRTCQELIRRLLKKGVRVIFDATNLVEFQREFLYSLAERSGAHLLIVRTVAPESVIKERLEQRKTKGDSISDADWRVYRRMSQREQKIYRPHLCIDTSQDIEEAIRKIVRAIRRCRSPIE, from the coding sequence ATGACGGCGCCCTTTAACTTCTCGGAAGCAGTAGCTAAGGTTGAAACACTGCTCCTGCCATCGGATATGGAAACAACTGCCTATCCGGTGCTGATTTTGATGTCGGGATTGCCTGGCTCGGGCAAATCCTATCTCAGCGAGCGCCTCGCCCAGGAGCTGCCGGCCATCGTGATCGAATCCGATCGCGTGCGGAAGGCGCTGTTTCCGAAACCGACCTATACCGCGCAGGAGAGTGCTCTTGTACACCGCACGTGTCAGGAGCTGATCCGCCGCCTATTGAAGAAGGGGGTGCGTGTCATTTTCGATGCCACGAATTTGGTTGAATTTCAGCGAGAGTTTCTTTACAGCCTGGCTGAGCGCAGTGGTGCTCACCTACTGATTGTGCGCACAGTCGCTCCAGAATCAGTCATCAAGGAGCGTTTAGAACAGCGCAAAACCAAGGGGGACAGCATCTCCGATGCGGATTGGCGTGTCTATCGGCGTATGTCGCAGCGTGAGCAGAAAATCTATCGTCCCCATCTATGCATAGACACAAGTCAGGATATCGAGGAAGCAATACGGAAAATCGTGAGGGCAATCCGGCGCTGCCGCAGTCCAATCGAATGA
- a CDS encoding alpha/beta fold hydrolase gives MPYTIVGGERLFYTYHRAVEREAPRLLLVHGAGGNHLHWGYAIRNLQGAHVYALDLPGHGRSDGIGRSSITDYADVLAGFMDALDLARAVVVGHSMGGATAMMTALCHPQRVAGLVLVGTGARLRVLPAILEGTLHDFERTITLICEYAYSPNAPKELVQQGQRQMLRVAPKVLHDDFVACNAFDVMDQLYEIRCPTLVICGSEDRLTPPKYSTFLAERIAGAELRLIEGAGHMVMLEKPNQVATAITSALANWQSEYTAPL, from the coding sequence ATGCCCTACACCATCGTTGGTGGAGAGAGGCTTTTCTACACTTATCACCGTGCTGTGGAGCGCGAGGCTCCGCGTCTACTACTGGTGCACGGGGCAGGGGGCAATCACCTACATTGGGGGTATGCTATCCGTAACCTGCAGGGCGCCCATGTCTATGCCTTGGATTTGCCCGGTCATGGGCGCTCTGATGGGATTGGACGCTCGTCCATAACCGATTACGCTGATGTGCTCGCTGGCTTCATGGATGCATTGGATCTTGCCAGAGCGGTCGTGGTCGGGCATTCCATGGGCGGTGCCACAGCAATGATGACGGCGCTGTGCCACCCTCAACGCGTTGCTGGCCTTGTCCTTGTTGGCACTGGAGCGCGACTGCGCGTGCTGCCTGCTATTCTGGAAGGAACGCTACACGATTTCGAACGCACCATCACTTTGATCTGTGAGTATGCATACTCTCCCAATGCTCCCAAGGAACTGGTGCAGCAGGGACAACGTCAGATGCTACGAGTCGCACCAAAGGTCTTGCATGATGACTTTGTCGCATGCAATGCATTTGATGTGATGGACCAACTGTATGAGATACGCTGCCCTACTCTGGTTATCTGTGGCAGCGAGGACAGACTGACACCCCCAAAGTATTCGACTTTCCTCGCCGAGCGCATCGCTGGTGCCGAACTGAGGCTGATCGAGGGAGCTGGGCACATGGTAATGCTGGAAAAGCCAAACCAGGTAGCCACGGCCATTACATCTGCTTTGGCAAATTGGCAGTCAGAGTATACAGCTCCGCTCTAG
- a CDS encoding DUF1858 domain-containing protein, giving the protein MITKDMSIGEAVEKYPETIVVFLQHGLGCLGCAVARFENIEQGAKAHGIDVDALIRDLNDAISQPAKS; this is encoded by the coding sequence ATGATTACCAAGGACATGTCTATTGGCGAAGCAGTGGAGAAGTATCCAGAGACGATCGTGGTATTTTTGCAGCACGGGTTAGGGTGTTTGGGATGTGCGGTGGCGCGGTTCGAGAACATCGAGCAGGGTGCCAAAGCACATGGGATTGACGTGGATGCACTGATCAGAGATCTGAACGATGCGATATCCCAGCCAGCCAAGTCTTGA
- the trxB gene encoding thioredoxin-disulfide reductase, with the protein MEQIVIIGSGPAGLTAAIYAGRSQLSPLVLTGSMLGGQAATTSEIENYPGFPSGIGGTELMQLMQQQAQRFGARVEMDEVMEVNLRQHPFIIKASSATYEANTLIVATGVSPRLLGVPGEDKFKGRGVSYCATCDGFFYKDKTVVVVGGGDSAVEEAIYLTRFASKVYIVHRRNQLRAQKIVQERAFQNSKIEIRWDSVVTEILGTDHVTGVRVKNVRTGEESVLVADGVFTYIGNVPNTQLFRGQLDLDEHGYIVTDRRMHTSVPGVFAAGDVQEQVLKQVATAVGSGAIAAMEAEKFIAEMEGRAYPERQW; encoded by the coding sequence ATGGAACAGATAGTGATCATAGGTTCAGGGCCAGCAGGTCTGACTGCGGCTATCTATGCGGGTCGTTCTCAGCTCTCACCCTTAGTGCTCACGGGCTCCATGCTCGGTGGGCAGGCTGCCACCACAAGCGAGATCGAGAATTATCCTGGCTTTCCTAGTGGCATAGGTGGCACGGAATTGATGCAATTGATGCAGCAACAAGCACAACGCTTTGGCGCGCGGGTGGAGATGGATGAGGTGATGGAAGTAAATTTGCGCCAGCATCCTTTCATCATCAAAGCCTCCAGCGCCACATACGAGGCAAACACATTGATTGTTGCCACTGGTGTCTCTCCGCGTTTATTGGGCGTGCCAGGTGAGGACAAGTTCAAAGGGCGTGGCGTTTCCTATTGCGCAACCTGCGATGGTTTCTTCTACAAGGATAAGACGGTTGTGGTGGTTGGAGGGGGTGATTCCGCTGTGGAAGAAGCCATCTACCTGACGCGCTTTGCTTCCAAGGTGTACATTGTCCACCGCCGCAACCAACTGCGGGCACAAAAGATCGTGCAGGAACGAGCTTTTCAGAATAGCAAGATCGAAATCAGGTGGGATTCAGTGGTTACGGAGATATTAGGCACAGATCACGTGACCGGTGTGCGTGTGAAAAATGTCAGGACGGGCGAGGAATCGGTCCTTGTGGCAGACGGGGTGTTTACGTACATCGGCAATGTGCCCAACACGCAATTATTCAGGGGACAACTCGACTTGGATGAGCACGGTTATATCGTTACAGATCGCCGCATGCACACGAGTGTACCGGGCGTGTTTGCGGCGGGGGATGTGCAGGAACAGGTTTTGAAACAAGTGGCCACGGCTGTTGGCAGTGGTGCCATTGCCGCCATGGAAGCCGAGAAGTTCATCGCCGAGATGGAAGGTCGTGCTTACCCAGAACGGCAGTGGTAG
- a CDS encoding class I SAM-dependent methyltransferase, with amino-acid sequence MSNEQELKAISLGHPSYVWRFGQDRRLDLIQRYAGLHGKRILDVGCGLGTYMKKLLAFSKEVYGVDIDPEKVAQAQQQLEHIYLAPAEELPFPDAYFDVVLLHEVLEHVTDDRQAVREAYRVTKVSGRIVIFAPNRLYPFETHGVYWRGGYHFGNIPLVNYLPLCLRNRLCPHVRTYTVRSLKRLFVGLPHHIVVHTQIYPGYDNIAYHHPALAKALRKATYALESTPARIFGLSHLLVVSKA; translated from the coding sequence ATGAGCAACGAACAAGAATTAAAGGCGATTTCCTTGGGACACCCCAGTTATGTCTGGCGCTTCGGACAAGACCGCCGGCTGGATTTGATCCAACGTTATGCAGGGCTACACGGGAAACGCATTTTGGATGTGGGATGCGGCCTGGGAACCTACATGAAAAAATTGCTCGCCTTTAGCAAAGAGGTATATGGTGTGGACATAGATCCAGAAAAGGTCGCACAGGCACAGCAACAACTGGAACATATTTACCTAGCGCCAGCCGAGGAGCTGCCCTTTCCCGATGCCTATTTCGATGTTGTCCTCCTGCACGAAGTCCTCGAACATGTTACGGATGACCGCCAGGCCGTGCGCGAAGCCTATCGCGTAACAAAAGTGAGCGGACGCATCGTCATCTTTGCACCCAATCGTTTGTATCCGTTTGAGACGCACGGGGTTTACTGGCGTGGCGGGTATCACTTTGGCAATATCCCACTGGTAAATTATTTGCCCCTCTGCTTGCGCAATCGGCTCTGCCCACATGTCCGAACCTATACTGTGCGCAGTCTAAAGCGGCTATTCGTGGGATTGCCCCACCATATTGTCGTGCATACCCAAATCTACCCAGGTTACGACAACATAGCCTACCACCATCCTGCTCTGGCCAAGGCGCTGCGGAAAGCAACCTATGCTTTGGAGAGCACCCCAGCACGCATCTTTGGGCTGTCGCATTTGCTCGTTGTGTCAAAGGCATGA
- the fabF gene encoding beta-ketoacyl-ACP synthase II, translating to MKVEPNRVVVTGMGAITPVGIGVEETWSALLAGRSGIRRITRFDVSNFPTQFAGELPNFDPRDFMDFREAKRAGRFTQLAVVATQQAIQNAALDLSKEDATRIGVEIGTAIGGIDLIEEQSIILQQKGPGRINPTLVPVVIANAAPCHIAISLGIKGPTSCPVAACATGTVALGEALRKLQRGDVEVMIAGGTEAANSPLALAAFSRLGALSTRNADPEKACRPFDAQRDGTVMGEGAAVLVMETLEHAKRRGAPILAEVLGYGFTEDAYHLAAPDPTGDGAARAMSLALADAGVAPDEVDYIVPHGTATPLNDISETRACKIVFGEQAYHIPISSNKSMIGHLLGAAGAISTVIAILAIRDGVVPPTINLDYPDPECDLDYVPNQARRIRVDTAIANAFGFGGQNATIVVRRADIT from the coding sequence ATGAAAGTGGAACCAAACAGGGTAGTTGTCACAGGGATGGGCGCTATTACGCCTGTAGGCATCGGCGTAGAGGAAACGTGGAGCGCATTACTGGCGGGACGCTCAGGCATAAGGCGCATCACACGCTTCGATGTGAGCAATTTCCCCACCCAATTCGCAGGTGAACTGCCAAATTTTGACCCCAGGGATTTCATGGACTTTCGCGAGGCCAAACGCGCCGGCCGCTTTACGCAACTTGCCGTGGTCGCCACACAGCAAGCGATCCAGAATGCCGCCCTTGATTTATCCAAGGAAGACGCAACCCGCATTGGCGTAGAAATCGGCACAGCCATTGGAGGGATAGATCTCATCGAGGAGCAGAGCATCATCCTCCAACAGAAGGGACCGGGGCGCATTAATCCCACACTTGTCCCCGTGGTCATAGCGAATGCAGCACCTTGTCACATTGCGATCTCACTGGGCATCAAGGGTCCAACCAGTTGTCCTGTTGCTGCCTGCGCCACGGGCACAGTAGCCCTTGGCGAAGCCCTGCGCAAACTGCAACGAGGGGACGTGGAGGTTATGATTGCGGGAGGTACCGAAGCAGCTAACAGCCCCTTAGCATTGGCCGCTTTTAGCCGTCTGGGCGCATTGTCCACACGCAATGCGGATCCAGAAAAAGCTTGTCGTCCCTTCGATGCGCAACGCGATGGCACGGTGATGGGCGAGGGCGCAGCCGTGTTGGTGATGGAAACGCTGGAGCACGCAAAGCGACGAGGCGCACCTATCCTGGCTGAAGTGCTAGGGTACGGCTTTACCGAAGATGCCTACCACCTCGCCGCCCCTGATCCAACGGGAGATGGTGCAGCCAGAGCCATGTCCCTTGCTCTGGCCGATGCGGGCGTTGCTCCTGATGAAGTGGACTACATTGTGCCTCACGGCACCGCCACACCGCTGAACGATATCTCTGAGACCAGAGCCTGTAAAATCGTCTTTGGCGAACAGGCATACCACATTCCCATCAGTTCCAACAAATCCATGATCGGACACTTGCTGGGAGCAGCAGGCGCTATTTCCACTGTGATTGCCATCTTGGCGATCCGCGACGGTGTCGTTCCACCAACGATCAACTTGGATTACCCCGATCCCGAATGCGACCTAGACTATGTGCCCAACCAGGCCCGTCGCATCCGGGTGGACACCGCTATCGCCAATGCCTTCGGCTTTGGCGGCCAGAACGCCACCATCGTCGTCCGTCGAGCAGACATCACGTAG
- a CDS encoding bifunctional metallophosphatase/5'-nucleotidase, with product MIKATRQQSANTLLLDAGNSIWGVQPLTAQSQGKVIIDGMNLMGYNAMAIGDLDLQLGPDVLRQRIAEAKFPILSANVLLASENKLLAQPYVLLQMGGHQVGIIGLTWDAADLSLPQIQGKFILLKAEDVLARYVAELAKQADIIIVLSNMGYDEDVQLSSLVPGIDLIVGGRSRIPMPQSWRNNQTGTLVVQAGSQGEWIGRRTLHLDSKGVVTNYADELIYLTDDFADDPEMRAFLDNYQAQ from the coding sequence GTGATCAAAGCGACGCGCCAGCAATCAGCAAACACGCTGCTGCTGGATGCAGGCAACTCGATTTGGGGTGTGCAGCCTTTAACAGCGCAAAGCCAAGGCAAGGTGATCATTGATGGCATGAACCTGATGGGGTACAATGCCATGGCCATTGGCGATTTAGATTTGCAACTGGGACCCGATGTCCTACGCCAACGCATAGCCGAGGCAAAATTTCCCATCCTTTCGGCCAATGTACTGCTTGCCAGCGAGAACAAACTGCTGGCCCAGCCCTATGTCTTGCTGCAAATGGGAGGCCATCAGGTGGGCATCATCGGATTGACCTGGGATGCTGCGGACTTGTCGTTGCCCCAAATCCAAGGGAAATTCATTCTACTGAAAGCAGAGGACGTGCTGGCTCGGTATGTGGCTGAGTTGGCGAAACAGGCTGATATCATCATTGTGCTATCCAACATGGGCTACGACGAAGATGTGCAACTTTCCTCATTAGTGCCGGGCATTGACCTCATCGTGGGTGGGCGCTCACGCATCCCCATGCCCCAGAGCTGGCGCAATAACCAGACGGGTACCCTAGTTGTTCAAGCAGGCTCGCAGGGAGAGTGGATTGGTCGCCGCACGCTGCATTTGGATAGCAAAGGTGTAGTCACCAACTATGCTGATGAATTAATCTACCTGACAGATGACTTTGCCGATGACCCAGAGATGCGTGCATTTCTAGACAATTATCAAGCGCAGTAA